Within the Streptomyces sp. R41 genome, the region ACGTGATCATCATCGGCTCCGGGCCCGCCGGCTACACGGCGGCGCTCTACACCGCGCGCGCGTCGCTGAAGCCGCTGGTGTTCGAGGGCGCCGTCACCGCAGGCGGTGCCCTGATGAACACCACCGAGGTGGAGAATTTCCCCGGCTTCCAGGACGGCGTCATGGGCCCCGAGCTCATGGACAACATGCGCGCCCAGGCCGAGCGCTTCGGTGCCGAGCTGGTTCCGGACGACGTCGTCGCGGTCGACCTGACGGGCGAGATCAAGACCGTCACGGACACCGCGGGCACCGTGCACCGCGCCAAGGCCGTCATCGTCACGACGGGTTCGCAGCACCGCAAGCTCGGCCTGCCGAACGAGGACGCCCTCTCCGGTCGCGGCGTCTCCTGGTGCGCGACCTGTGACGGCTTCTTCTTCAAGGACCAGGACATCGCCGTGATCGGCGGCGGTGACACCGCGATGGAGGAGGCCACCTTCCTCTCGCGCTTCGGCAAGTCCGTGACGATCGTCCACCGCCGGGACAGCCTGCGAGCCTCGAAGGCGA harbors:
- the trxB gene encoding thioredoxin-disulfide reductase, which codes for MSDVRNVIIIGSGPAGYTAALYTARASLKPLVFEGAVTAGGALMNTTEVENFPGFQDGVMGPELMDNMRAQAERFGAELVPDDVVAVDLTGEIKTVTDTAGTVHRAKAVIVTTGSQHRKLGLPNEDALSGRGVSWCATCDGFFFKDQDIAVIGGGDTAMEEATFLSRFGKSVTIVHRRDSLRASKAMQERAFADPKIKFVWDSEVAEIKGNPKLEGLTLRNLKTGETSELPVTGLFIAIGHDPRTELFKGQLDLDDEGYLKVEAPSTRTNLTGVFGAGDVVDHTYRQAITAAGTGCSSALDAERYLAALADSETAAATATV